One part of the Mya arenaria isolate MELC-2E11 chromosome 3, ASM2691426v1 genome encodes these proteins:
- the LOC128228686 gene encoding uncharacterized protein LOC128228686, whose amino-acid sequence MEALEELLQDANNATAVARYMYTIGGVDIREMVDRFMKETLTNNVAKMYNMKGLKGKQKFGDLSLLKILFRCVQRNPATHQSTLKDVELEVSKWLTGSRDRDGGRTNRRKRPTQGNSSDNAEEN is encoded by the exons ATGGAAGCCTTGGAGGAGCTACTTCAGGACGCCAACAATGCAACAGCTGTG GCGAGATACATGTATACCATTGGTGGGGTAGATATAAGAGAGATGGTTGACAGATTTATGAAGGAGACGCTCACCAACAATGTTGCAAAAATGTACAACATGAAGGGGTTGAAGGGCAAACAGAAGTTCGGAGACTTGTCACTGCTGAAAATCCTGTTCC GATGTGTCCAGAGGAACCCAGCCACCCATCAATCGACATTGAAGGACGTTGAACTGGAAGTTTCCAAATGGTTGACAGGTTCAAGAGACCGTGATGGGGGGAGGACAAACCGGAGAAAGAGACCAACGCAAGGAAATTCTTCAGACAATGCTGAGGAAaactga